In Oceanobacillus sp. FSL K6-2867, one DNA window encodes the following:
- a CDS encoding site-specific integrase, which produces MAKTKYSGVYQDGKGGFFYNIELGVDKVTGKRIQKKSRKDSNGKRFTSAREANKEATRIKNEYHMQNGYANYRLTFGEFMNSYYLPYYQSNVEESTWETRRHVLSEIRDRFFDKELREFDILECEFYRTWLLKESGYSQNYAALVYGAFRQAMDYAVNLQFLDKNISKKTKSIPKGKSLVAYWTKEEFEKVISVIYTHNFYEHMCFVAIWLYYMTGVRVSEGLALYWNDVDFKKKKLRVHHTLQMKSQKDYKRKPYTKTEDGMRTITLDDDSLSILKKWKRVQSDHGIEDFILSYTGLPVYRSTIPRIIARYAKVAKVPKIQAKGLRHSHVSYLINEFNADILVVSKRLGHSSPEITLKHYAHLWSRNDEPIAKQMTGNVKFVPAKKTMINFNGNQNVKGDLIPYQNPAKSENNLNESCNSNDS; this is translated from the coding sequence ATGGCTAAAACAAAATATTCAGGAGTATATCAAGATGGAAAGGGAGGATTCTTTTACAATATTGAACTTGGTGTTGATAAGGTTACTGGTAAAAGGATTCAAAAGAAAAGTAGAAAAGACAGCAATGGTAAAAGGTTTACTTCAGCAAGAGAGGCTAATAAGGAAGCGACTAGAATAAAAAATGAATACCATATGCAGAATGGTTATGCTAATTATAGACTTACCTTTGGCGAGTTTATGAACTCATATTATTTGCCATACTATCAATCTAATGTAGAAGAAAGTACATGGGAAACTAGAAGACATGTTTTATCGGAAATTCGAGATAGATTTTTCGATAAAGAACTTAGGGAGTTTGATATATTAGAATGCGAATTCTATAGAACTTGGCTTTTAAAAGAAAGTGGGTACTCACAAAATTATGCTGCATTGGTCTATGGAGCTTTTAGACAAGCTATGGATTATGCTGTAAATTTGCAATTTTTAGATAAAAACATTTCAAAGAAAACAAAATCAATCCCTAAAGGTAAAAGTCTTGTTGCTTATTGGACAAAAGAGGAATTCGAAAAAGTTATTTCGGTAATTTATACGCATAATTTTTATGAGCATATGTGTTTTGTCGCTATTTGGCTATATTATATGACAGGAGTTCGTGTAAGTGAAGGGCTAGCTCTCTATTGGAATGATGTTGATTTCAAAAAAAAGAAGTTACGAGTTCATCATACTTTACAAATGAAATCACAAAAAGACTATAAGAGAAAGCCATATACTAAAACAGAAGATGGAATGCGAACAATAACTTTAGATGATGATAGTTTGAGTATATTAAAAAAATGGAAACGGGTTCAATCTGATCATGGAATAGAAGATTTTATATTAAGTTATACAGGTTTACCCGTTTACAGGTCAACGATTCCAAGAATTATAGCAAGATATGCTAAAGTTGCAAAGGTTCCAAAGATACAAGCCAAGGGTTTAAGACATTCTCACGTTAGTTACTTAATTAATGAGTTTAATGCCGATATTCTTGTTGTTTCAAAAAGGTTAGGACATAGTTCACCTGAAATAACATTGAAACATTATGCACATTTGTGGAGTAGGAACGATGAACCGATTGCTAAACAAATGACAGGGAATGTTAAATTTGTCCCTGCCAAAAAAACTATGATTAATTTTAATGGTAATCAAAATGTTAAAGGGGATTTGATTCCCTACCAAAACCCTGCCAAAAGTGAAAATAACCTAAATGAAAGCTGTAATAGCAATGATTCTTAA
- a CDS encoding TcpD family membrane protein yields MEFFNHLVLAQADLPTFGGIERWALEIVQQAIVIIIIFLVTKHLAKFKFGAIIVSCIVGGIVYFVVRNWDTVAGWIEAFMNTL; encoded by the coding sequence ATGGAATTTTTTAATCACTTAGTTTTAGCTCAGGCTGATTTGCCTACTTTTGGAGGTATTGAAAGATGGGCATTGGAGATTGTTCAGCAAGCGATTGTAATCATTATAATTTTCCTAGTCACAAAGCATCTAGCTAAATTTAAATTTGGTGCGATTATTGTGTCCTGTATCGTTGGAGGAATTGTTTATTTTGTAGTTCGAAATTGGGATACAGTTGCTGGTTGGATTGAAGCCTTTATGAATACATTATAA
- a CDS encoding conjugal transfer protein, translating into MADRKESRVVFNYRRALREPKKIRQITDNYYLPFTIELIPAFNFVIFLIMTFLAGWIIRKFYPYAFSNTWFIFLVCVPLLFTWLVTKIKPEGKNIYRFMYDYVKYLFAIKIPKKKYCNGKEVEWMNKKKITFKECVWVVDKKNGKTETSVENNKKQYAVNENGRRVRILSYKK; encoded by the coding sequence ATGGCAGATAGAAAAGAAAGTAGAGTGGTATTTAATTATAGAAGGGCTTTAAGGGAACCAAAGAAAATTAGGCAGATAACAGATAATTATTATCTGCCGTTTACAATTGAATTAATTCCTGCATTTAATTTTGTGATCTTTCTAATCATGACGTTTTTGGCAGGGTGGATAATAAGAAAATTTTATCCTTATGCGTTTTCAAATACGTGGTTTATATTTTTAGTTTGTGTTCCCTTATTATTTACATGGCTCGTAACTAAAATAAAGCCAGAAGGTAAAAATATTTATAGGTTCATGTATGATTATGTGAAATATTTATTCGCAATAAAAATTCCTAAGAAAAAGTATTGTAATGGGAAAGAAGTAGAATGGATGAATAAGAAAAAAATAACTTTTAAAGAATGTGTCTGGGTGGTGGATAAAAAGAATGGTAAAACTGAAACCAGCGTTGAAAACAATAAAAAACAATATGCTGTTAACGAGAATGGGAGACGTGTTCGCATATTATCGTATAAAAAGTGA
- a CDS encoding conjugal transfer protein gives MSIKDKLKKNKVIGKIEQIERPKKEKSHVRKDTSKRTALFIWSLILGMLFLAIVSVLLSINTRSTLNETNRLVEANENEEVIEEIPVESAHEFLSNFIKEYINVPNESEALQGRANKLKEYMVFNDTFNNEKNPLYNLEEVKGTRQLESFNLFHIEDEGNRNLFQYKVTFKNELKTETEKEVTKGKGKEKKKEIEVETETEEKKTSLLLNIPIVYENGLFSVQSVPYFTQIPSLVGNIEYEMPAIELEEYNGNEIENINEFLITFFEKYATEPVDEMAYLMDDPQTLNGSFLFEDIRNLKIYVDGDHYKALMEVVFRDELTNIEQVNPVEMTISKNGRNFYVENFIYN, from the coding sequence ATGAGTATTAAAGATAAATTAAAAAAGAATAAAGTTATTGGGAAGATAGAACAAATTGAGAGGCCGAAAAAAGAGAAAAGCCATGTAAGAAAAGATACATCTAAGAGAACAGCTTTATTTATATGGTCATTAATTTTAGGAATGCTTTTTTTAGCTATAGTGTCAGTCTTGTTGTCTATTAACACTCGTTCTACTTTGAATGAAACAAATAGATTGGTAGAAGCGAATGAAAACGAGGAAGTGATAGAAGAAATTCCTGTAGAATCAGCGCATGAATTTCTATCCAATTTTATAAAGGAATATATTAATGTTCCTAATGAAAGTGAAGCTTTACAAGGAAGAGCAAATAAACTAAAAGAATACATGGTTTTTAATGACACATTTAATAATGAAAAAAATCCTTTATACAACTTAGAAGAAGTAAAAGGTACAAGACAGTTAGAATCCTTTAATCTTTTTCATATAGAAGATGAAGGAAATCGAAATCTCTTTCAATATAAAGTAACATTTAAAAATGAATTAAAGACAGAGACAGAAAAAGAAGTGACTAAAGGAAAGGGTAAAGAGAAAAAGAAGGAAATTGAAGTTGAGACTGAAACAGAGGAGAAAAAAACATCTTTGTTGTTAAATATTCCTATTGTTTATGAGAATGGTTTGTTCAGTGTACAATCCGTTCCATATTTTACGCAAATACCTTCATTGGTTGGAAATATAGAATATGAAATGCCAGCGATTGAATTAGAAGAATATAACGGAAATGAAATAGAAAATATCAATGAATTTCTAATTACTTTTTTTGAAAAGTATGCTACAGAACCAGTTGACGAAATGGCTTATCTTATGGATGACCCACAAACGTTAAATGGTTCTTTTTTATTTGAAGATATAAGAAATTTAAAAATCTATGTAGATGGTGACCATTACAAAGCATTAATGGAGGTGGTGTTTAGAGATGAATTGACCAATATCGAGCAAGTGAATCCAGTAGAAATGACAATTTCTAAGAATGGAAGAAATTTTTATGTGGAAAATTTTATTTATAATTAG
- a CDS encoding ATP-binding protein — protein sequence MQNQKVVANYKRNWKMFFEEITDYEDFHLRMYPQEFRLKERFEDLSLGLSKDSENVGRYYLDETGNILSSRLGNMTKNDFIIGIKLKNAFVNVDGRLKDNVYSVLSNVTDKFVNYLGWEQNVPTSFFNQFEELEDTIYKMVSGVNGSRLQENELIYVNRYDFISGLNHDVSEEEENGNIKAITNTIIDPTESSCLKLSSEQDEGYLSFVVIDEFPDNMAESDIFYEAQSLPFEVSIDFKIRSEGKGKSKLKVNLKGKELKESANEQAKIGDSVDDSVVDSHFLMRNLQQEIKSHDVSVMNWLATIAVTGKTKKECLLRAKQVVRYFKQLNIICRIPTADQLSLFYRTLPGEKLEATNRNWLQSTTQDGLGESLFGVNSEIGNKIGFFIGWVDRFHKHRDLESAKLSSRDPVFFHPMLANQNIKGSKYRSPHVLITGDTGSGKSYLAKLLFIYVTLLYIKTLYIDPKKEIRKWINKVINDSTVRRDFPFFVEHLEKYKFITLDFEGKDNWGVLDPVAFLPSSQAKELIQDIFSEVYDFKGKDEIHTAFLRAVAEVLERRQQGEQVGSIHIIDFMRNSEESSVSKAGDFLYEVVSDSILKLCIHDGSNPALSLNDRISIIEIENIDLPEATASIDSYTNSQRKSNAIMLALGKFCELFGKQDKDEQTIEFIDEAWVIISSRQGKKVEKQMKRVGRSYNNALYFISQSTKDALREKENETGNFGVAFAFDEENERPDILKWMNMESSEENIEMLDNMLQGQCLMKDMFGRTSKITVECLFEEWEGALKTINKSAVAYAEEKYL from the coding sequence ATTCAAAATCAAAAAGTGGTAGCCAATTATAAAAGAAATTGGAAAATGTTTTTTGAGGAAATCACAGATTATGAAGATTTTCATTTGAGAATGTATCCTCAAGAGTTTCGCCTTAAAGAAAGATTTGAAGATTTAAGTTTAGGTTTGTCAAAGGATAGCGAAAATGTTGGACGGTATTATTTAGATGAAACAGGAAATATTTTAAGTTCTCGTTTAGGAAATATGACAAAAAATGATTTTATTATTGGCATTAAGTTAAAGAATGCATTTGTAAATGTAGATGGTAGATTAAAAGATAATGTCTATTCTGTTTTATCTAATGTAACAGATAAGTTTGTAAATTATTTAGGTTGGGAACAAAATGTTCCCACTTCTTTTTTCAATCAGTTTGAGGAATTGGAAGATACTATTTATAAGATGGTTTCCGGTGTGAATGGGTCAAGATTACAAGAAAATGAATTAATTTATGTAAATCGTTATGATTTTATTTCTGGTTTAAATCATGATGTTAGTGAAGAAGAAGAAAACGGAAATATAAAGGCAATTACAAATACGATTATTGACCCCACGGAGTCATCATGTTTGAAATTAAGTAGTGAACAGGATGAAGGCTATTTAAGTTTTGTCGTGATTGATGAATTTCCAGATAATATGGCAGAGAGTGATATCTTTTATGAAGCCCAATCCTTACCATTTGAGGTATCTATAGATTTTAAAATTCGATCAGAAGGAAAAGGAAAATCAAAATTAAAGGTTAATTTAAAAGGAAAGGAGTTAAAAGAATCAGCAAATGAACAAGCTAAAATAGGTGATTCCGTAGACGATTCTGTCGTAGATAGTCATTTTTTAATGAGAAATTTACAACAGGAAATAAAAAGTCATGATGTATCCGTAATGAACTGGCTTGCAACAATAGCTGTAACGGGTAAGACGAAAAAAGAATGTTTATTGCGTGCTAAACAGGTTGTACGTTATTTCAAACAATTAAATATCATTTGTCGTATTCCAACGGCTGACCAATTAAGTTTATTCTATAGAACATTGCCTGGTGAAAAATTAGAAGCAACGAATAGAAATTGGTTACAGTCAACCACACAAGATGGTTTGGGAGAGAGTCTGTTTGGTGTAAATTCCGAAATCGGAAATAAGATTGGTTTCTTTATTGGCTGGGTTGACAGGTTTCATAAACATAGGGACTTAGAAAGTGCCAAATTATCAAGTCGTGATCCTGTATTCTTTCATCCAATGCTTGCAAACCAAAATATTAAAGGTAGTAAATATCGAAGTCCGCATGTATTGATTACAGGAGATACAGGTAGTGGAAAATCATATCTTGCAAAATTGCTATTTATCTATGTGACACTACTCTATATAAAAACTCTTTATATTGACCCTAAAAAAGAAATAAGGAAATGGATAAATAAAGTTATTAATGATAGCACCGTTAGACGTGATTTTCCATTTTTTGTTGAACACTTGGAAAAGTATAAATTTATAACATTAGATTTTGAAGGTAAGGATAATTGGGGCGTATTAGACCCAGTAGCGTTTCTTCCTTCGTCTCAAGCAAAGGAATTGATTCAAGATATTTTTTCAGAAGTCTATGATTTTAAAGGAAAAGATGAAATTCATACTGCATTTTTAAGAGCCGTTGCAGAAGTTTTAGAAAGAAGGCAACAAGGTGAGCAGGTTGGCTCTATTCATATAATAGATTTTATGAGGAATAGTGAAGAATCTTCTGTTTCTAAGGCAGGAGATTTTTTATATGAGGTTGTTTCTGATAGTATTTTGAAATTATGTATACATGATGGCTCTAATCCTGCCTTATCGTTAAATGACCGTATTTCTATTATTGAAATTGAAAATATTGATTTACCAGAAGCAACTGCAAGTATAGATTCTTATACAAATAGTCAACGAAAATCAAATGCTATTATGTTGGCTTTGGGTAAATTCTGTGAACTCTTTGGAAAACAAGATAAGGATGAACAAACGATAGAATTTATTGATGAAGCGTGGGTTATTATTTCGTCACGGCAAGGTAAAAAAGTCGAAAAGCAAATGAAACGTGTTGGGCGTAGTTATAATAATGCTTTATATTTTATCTCACAATCTACCAAAGATGCTTTACGAGAAAAAGAAAATGAAACAGGGAACTTTGGTGTAGCTTTTGCATTTGATGAAGAGAATGAACGTCCCGATATTTTAAAGTGGATGAACATGGAATCGAGTGAGGAAAATATAGAAATGTTAGATAACATGTTACAGGGTCAATGTTTGATGAAAGATATGTTCGGCAGAACTTCAAAAATTACGGTCGAATGTCTCTTTGAAGAATGGGAAGGAGCATTGAAAACAATTAATAAATCGGCTGTAGCATATGCGGAAGAAAAATATTTGTAA
- a CDS encoding DUF3173 domain-containing protein, which translates to MNKTISKKELQDMGFLPYQAVDIIRQAKYHMVQQGYPYYNNKRLGRVPCHAVENIIGVSFEGGMNG; encoded by the coding sequence ATGAATAAAACCATTTCAAAGAAAGAGTTGCAAGACATGGGTTTTCTACCATACCAAGCAGTTGATATTATTAGACAAGCTAAGTATCATATGGTTCAACAAGGTTATCCATATTATAATAATAAAAGGTTGGGAAGAGTACCATGTCATGCTGTTGAAAATATTATTGGCGTTTCGTTTGAAGGCGGTATGAATGGCTAA
- a CDS encoding lysozyme family protein, which produces MNTDKIPGLKVAKLKIKIYLIIFLFFFFFIIGVVVLFVVNSVDTSSDGMHHLREEENEEYTDFYISNGIAPEVLRYKPYFEKYAKKYFISQHVDVLMAMTMQESGGRVLDVMQSSESIGLPPNSITDPEVSIDVGTKYFAQVMKNAEGGVKLSLQSYNFGSGFISYANERGGYSKKVAIDFSNMMAKKMGWSRYGDVNYVDNVMRYLEEDNSVPINARGDWALPLNEIRITSKFGPRTHPITGELESFHGGLDFGCTPRDNIMAVKDGKVVEAIHGNTGYGNYVTLQHANNEFSRYAHMSLLNVSLGDNVSQGQAVGKCGTTGSSTGNHLHLEHLTELGQAHQDKIDPLKTLGLD; this is translated from the coding sequence TTGAATACAGATAAAATACCTGGGTTAAAAGTGGCTAAGTTGAAAATCAAAATCTATTTAATAATTTTTTTGTTTTTCTTCTTTTTTATTATTGGGGTAGTTGTTCTTTTTGTTGTTAATTCAGTAGATACGAGTAGTGATGGAATGCATCATTTAAGAGAAGAAGAAAATGAAGAATATACGGATTTTTATATTAGTAACGGCATTGCACCCGAAGTGTTGAGGTATAAACCTTATTTTGAAAAATATGCAAAAAAGTATTTCATATCACAACATGTAGATGTATTGATGGCTATGACTATGCAAGAAAGTGGAGGTAGGGTATTAGATGTAATGCAAAGTTCTGAATCGATAGGACTTCCTCCCAATTCAATTACAGACCCAGAAGTTTCTATTGACGTTGGAACGAAATATTTTGCACAGGTTATGAAAAATGCAGAGGGAGGAGTGAAGCTTTCCTTGCAATCTTATAATTTTGGTTCGGGATTTATAAGTTATGCGAATGAAAGAGGGGGTTATTCTAAAAAGGTTGCTATTGATTTCAGTAATATGATGGCTAAAAAAATGGGTTGGTCTCGTTATGGTGATGTTAATTATGTAGATAATGTTATGCGTTATCTTGAAGAAGATAATTCTGTTCCTATAAATGCTCGTGGTGACTGGGCGTTGCCATTAAATGAAATTAGAATTACAAGTAAATTTGGACCACGCACACATCCAATTACTGGTGAGTTAGAGAGTTTTCATGGTGGTTTAGATTTTGGGTGTACGCCTAGAGATAATATCATGGCAGTTAAGGATGGAAAAGTAGTAGAAGCAATTCATGGCAACACTGGCTATGGGAACTATGTTACTTTGCAACATGCAAATAATGAATTTAGTCGATATGCTCATATGTCATTATTAAATGTTTCACTTGGTGATAATGTTAGTCAAGGTCAAGCTGTTGGGAAATGTGGAACGACGGGTTCTAGTACAGGAAATCATTTGCATTTAGAGCATTTGACTGAACTAGGTCAAGCACACCAAGATAAAATTGATCCACTAAAAACATTAGGATTAGATTGA